The Amycolatopsis viridis genome window below encodes:
- a CDS encoding 4-hydroxy-3-methylbut-2-enyl diphosphate reductase yields MTAASEPVKRVLLAKPRGYCAGVDRAVVAVEKALELYGPPVYVRKEIVHNRHVVESLRERGVVFVDDTSEVPEGELVVFSAHGVSPAVRAEAEERNLRTIDATCPLVTKVHKEVNRFAGQDYDILLIGHEGHEEVEGTAGEAPTHVQLVDTAEDAAKVEVRDPSKVVWLSQTTLSVDETMERVDQLKGRFPNLMDPPSDDICYATSNRQTAVKAMAPECDLVLVVGSKNSSNSQRLVEVAKQAGAKDAHLIDFAHEVDESWLADVTTVGVTSGASVPDVLVMDLLSWLADRGWGEVQEVTTANEKIAFALPRELRRA; encoded by the coding sequence ATGACTGCTGCCTCCGAGCCCGTCAAGCGTGTGCTGCTGGCCAAGCCGCGCGGCTACTGCGCCGGTGTCGACCGGGCCGTGGTCGCCGTGGAGAAGGCGCTCGAGCTGTACGGGCCGCCGGTGTACGTGCGCAAGGAGATCGTGCACAACCGCCACGTGGTGGAATCGCTGCGTGAGCGGGGGGTCGTCTTCGTGGACGACACGTCCGAGGTGCCCGAGGGTGAGCTCGTGGTGTTCTCCGCGCACGGCGTGTCCCCGGCCGTGCGCGCGGAGGCGGAGGAGCGCAACCTGCGCACCATCGACGCGACGTGCCCCCTGGTGACCAAGGTGCACAAGGAGGTCAACCGGTTCGCCGGCCAGGACTACGACATCCTGCTCATCGGGCACGAGGGGCACGAGGAGGTCGAGGGCACCGCGGGCGAGGCGCCCACGCACGTGCAGCTGGTGGACACCGCCGAGGACGCGGCGAAGGTCGAGGTGCGCGACCCGTCGAAGGTCGTGTGGCTGTCGCAGACCACGTTGAGCGTGGACGAGACGATGGAGCGCGTCGACCAGCTCAAGGGCCGCTTCCCGAACCTGATGGACCCGCCCAGCGACGACATCTGCTACGCCACGTCGAACCGGCAGACGGCCGTGAAGGCGATGGCCCCGGAGTGCGACCTGGTGCTGGTGGTGGGCTCGAAGAACTCGTCGAACTCGCAACGCCTGGTCGAGGTGGCCAAGCAGGCCGGCGCGAAGGACGCACACCTGATCGACTTCGCCCACGAGGTGGACGAGTCGTGGCTGGCGGACGTGACGACGGTCGGTGTCACGAGTGGCGCCTCGGTGCCCGACGTGCTGGTGATGGACCTGCTGAGCTGGCTGGCGGACCGCGGCTGGGGCGAGGTCCAGGAGGTCACCACCGCCAACGAGAAGATCGCCTTCGCCCTGCCCCGCGAACTGCGCCGCGCCTGA
- a CDS encoding DUF6542 domain-containing protein, producing MTAIPDRRSDSDADDVPLPWDQRPIVGDRRGLPWWGAVLLAFGLAVVGAVIDMQTRHSLGWLFQGAYFIGAVAAVCAVQRRSLFGPMVQPPLILGITVPGVVLLVSGMPENSDMLSKALAIGTPLINGFPTMAVTTGCTLVLGIVRIYRERNPDLTAKSGDSKRPTAPKRPGGAGRSGAESRGRRPAADRTGGGEDRAGAAKEGRTGGGAAAAGRASSGRRPGRRLPPDDDPRRAAATPRRGRADGDSGGRRAGEDEPRRDPAARGGKTPPVGRRPRQRGVPPEEDDRRGGEPRSGGAANRARRVPPRAGDPLQEPRRAPQGRRGIPPRRRPWDDDA from the coding sequence GTGACCGCCATTCCCGATCGCCGGAGCGATTCCGACGCCGACGACGTGCCGCTGCCGTGGGATCAGCGTCCCATCGTCGGTGACCGCCGCGGCTTGCCGTGGTGGGGTGCCGTGCTCCTCGCCTTCGGACTGGCGGTGGTCGGTGCGGTCATCGACATGCAGACGCGGCACTCGCTCGGCTGGCTGTTCCAGGGCGCGTACTTCATCGGCGCGGTCGCGGCGGTGTGCGCCGTGCAGCGGCGCAGCCTGTTCGGGCCGATGGTGCAGCCTCCGCTCATCCTCGGAATCACGGTGCCCGGAGTGGTGCTGTTGGTGTCCGGGATGCCGGAGAACAGCGACATGCTGAGCAAGGCGCTGGCCATCGGGACGCCGCTGATCAACGGGTTCCCGACCATGGCGGTCACGACGGGCTGCACCCTGGTACTGGGCATCGTGCGCATCTACCGCGAGCGAAACCCGGATCTGACAGCCAAGAGCGGGGACAGCAAGCGGCCGACGGCCCCGAAGCGTCCCGGTGGCGCGGGTCGCAGCGGTGCCGAATCACGGGGTCGGCGGCCGGCCGCCGACCGGACCGGCGGCGGAGAGGACCGCGCCGGTGCCGCGAAGGAGGGCCGCACCGGTGGTGGTGCGGCGGCTGCCGGCCGGGCGTCGAGCGGGCGACGCCCGGGGCGTCGGCTGCCTCCGGACGATGATCCGCGGCGCGCCGCGGCCACCCCTCGCCGGGGGCGTGCCGACGGCGACTCCGGTGGTCGCCGCGCCGGGGAGGACGAGCCGCGCCGGGACCCCGCCGCGCGCGGCGGTAAGACGCCACCAGTGGGCCGACGCCCTCGTCAGCGTGGCGTGCCGCCGGAGGAGGACGATCGCCGCGGCGGCGAGCCGCGGTCCGGCGGTGCCGCCAACCGTGCCCGGCGGGTCCCGCCGCGAGCCGGCGACCCGCTCCAGGAGCCGCGCCGCGCCCCACAAGGCCGCCGCGGAATCCCGCCACGCCGCCGCCCCTGGGACGACGACGCCTGA
- the rmuC gene encoding DNA recombination protein RmuC, producing MASTVITTAAVAIAVVLVVAIALLWRLYGDSVRRADAAARLVEAERSRVDQHQAALRRYEVAFASISGRGELGEQVLAETARALGLREGLHYTLQTDLGGGGSAKPDMVLRVGGDRSVPVDAKASLACWAEAVETDDPDERMDALRVHVRNLRSRAAELAGKGYQRWADAIYGTVMFVPSDAAVVAALDTDPELLRWMLDRRVFLCGPTGFAVVASAALFAASDRAVVADIERVRAGAAAAHRAAGNAVEALNLSSTHLQRFLSARRRELDALEGFRAAVAPLSEAAGSPSEVAPIRRGDEIAAS from the coding sequence GTGGCCTCCACCGTGATCACCACGGCAGCCGTCGCGATCGCTGTGGTCCTGGTCGTGGCGATCGCCCTGCTGTGGCGGCTCTACGGCGACAGCGTGCGCCGCGCCGACGCCGCGGCTCGCCTGGTCGAAGCCGAACGGTCACGCGTGGATCAGCACCAGGCGGCGCTGCGCAGGTACGAGGTCGCGTTCGCCTCGATCAGCGGCCGGGGCGAACTGGGCGAGCAGGTCCTGGCCGAGACGGCGCGCGCGCTGGGGCTGCGCGAGGGGCTGCACTACACACTGCAGACCGACCTGGGCGGCGGTGGCTCGGCCAAACCCGACATGGTGCTGCGGGTCGGTGGCGACCGCAGCGTGCCGGTCGACGCGAAGGCCAGCCTCGCCTGCTGGGCGGAAGCGGTGGAGACCGACGATCCGGACGAGCGGATGGACGCTCTGCGGGTGCACGTCCGCAACCTGCGCTCCCGGGCCGCCGAACTGGCGGGGAAGGGATACCAGCGCTGGGCCGACGCGATCTACGGCACGGTGATGTTCGTGCCCTCCGACGCGGCCGTGGTGGCGGCGCTGGACACCGATCCGGAACTGCTGCGCTGGATGCTCGACCGGCGGGTGTTCCTGTGCGGGCCGACCGGATTCGCGGTGGTGGCGTCGGCCGCACTGTTCGCCGCGAGCGACCGGGCGGTCGTGGCCGACATCGAGCGGGTCCGGGCCGGTGCGGCGGCGGCACACCGGGCGGCGGGAAACGCGGTCGAAGCGCTCAACCTCAGCAGCACCCACCTGCAGCGGTTCCTGTCGGCGCGGCGGCGGGAACTGGATGCGCTCGAGGGGTTCCGGGCGGCTGTGGCGCCGCTGTCGGAGGCGGCAGGAAGCCCCTCCGAGGTCGCCCCCATCCGAAGGGGGGACGAGATCGCGGCGAGCTAG
- a CDS encoding exonuclease SbcCD subunit D produces the protein MRLLHTSDWHVGRTFHGLDLLAEQDTVLAHLADVVAAEGVDVVLVSGDIYDRAVPSAEAVQVANRALGRLRHAGAQLVLTSGNHDSAPRLGAFGEFAAAGGLHLRTTIDRIADPVVLDDAHGAVAIYGIPYLEPEPARQALGVTGARGHTAVLTEAMRRIRADLAERPPGTRSVVLAHAFVTGAAPSESERSIAVGGVEQVPGSVFDGADYVALGHLHGPQTLAEHLRYSGSPVAYSFSEAQQRKSVWIVDLDGSGLADVRRHELPVPRRLAKLSGRLAELLADPAHDDLVECYLSVTLTDPVRPVDAMRSLRDRFPHAVHLEWQPENGKTSAALRYAAAVRGRSDEEIARGFLDDCRGAPPNEREAGLLRAALEKADREDAA, from the coding sequence GTGAGACTCCTGCACACCTCCGACTGGCACGTCGGACGCACCTTCCACGGGCTGGACCTGCTCGCCGAGCAGGACACCGTGCTCGCGCACCTCGCGGACGTCGTGGCCGCCGAGGGGGTCGACGTCGTCCTCGTCTCGGGCGACATCTACGACCGGGCCGTGCCCTCGGCCGAGGCCGTGCAGGTCGCCAACCGGGCCCTCGGCCGCCTCCGGCACGCGGGCGCGCAGCTGGTCCTCACGTCCGGCAACCACGACTCGGCCCCACGGCTCGGTGCGTTCGGCGAGTTCGCCGCGGCCGGCGGCCTGCACCTGCGCACCACCATCGACCGGATCGCCGATCCGGTTGTGCTGGACGATGCCCACGGTGCGGTCGCGATCTACGGCATCCCCTACCTGGAGCCGGAACCGGCTCGGCAGGCGCTCGGCGTGACCGGTGCGCGCGGGCACACGGCCGTGCTCACCGAGGCGATGCGACGGATCCGGGCCGATCTCGCGGAACGGCCGCCCGGAACGCGGTCGGTCGTGCTCGCGCACGCGTTCGTCACCGGGGCCGCGCCCTCCGAATCGGAACGCTCCATCGCGGTCGGCGGGGTCGAACAGGTGCCGGGTTCGGTGTTCGACGGGGCCGACTACGTCGCGCTGGGGCATCTGCACGGGCCGCAGACACTCGCCGAGCACCTGCGGTACTCGGGCAGCCCCGTCGCCTACTCGTTTTCCGAGGCGCAGCAACGCAAATCGGTGTGGATCGTCGATCTCGACGGCTCGGGCCTGGCGGATGTCCGGCGGCACGAGCTGCCGGTTCCGCGCCGGCTGGCCAAGCTCAGCGGTCGTCTGGCGGAGCTGCTGGCCGACCCGGCGCACGACGATCTGGTGGAGTGCTACCTCTCGGTCACGCTCACCGACCCGGTGCGCCCGGTCGATGCGATGCGGTCACTGCGCGACCGCTTCCCGCACGCCGTCCACCTGGAATGGCAGCCGGAGAACGGGAAGACGTCGGCGGCGCTGCGGTACGCCGCCGCCGTGCGGGGGCGTTCGGACGAGGAGATCGCTCGCGGTTTCCTCGACGACTGCCGCGGGGCGCCGCCGAACGAGCGGGAGGCCGGGTTGCTGCGCGCGGCCCTGGAGAAGGCGGACAGGGAGGACGCGGCATGA
- a CDS encoding AAA family ATPase, with protein MRLHRLEVAAFGPYRSRQVVDFDALGADGLFLLHGDTGAGKTTLLDAVAFALFGTVPGARGQVKRLRCDLADPEEPTEVVLELTVQGQRLRIVRSPEYQRPKRRGEGTTTQQAKAVLTWIGVPPAGQPAEGLTRIDEVGRTVQRLLGMSADQFFQVVLLPQGEFARFLRADTDEREKLLERLFGTKRFADVEAWFRERRAEQRRELDQQRQELREWTARFAQVAGAEVPEEDLAGWVARTGERIRATVERAREDEQRARAARESADELLAERLSAAERVRRVREAHQRLAVLAEQEDERTRWADELAAARRAATVVAVAAQADRCATQLDEARLAEERKAQALAATGFVNAEVDTAELRKLSGQLSEEAGALAGLVAEAEQQVRDQRDIERFAETAADARARVEVLGEKLAGIPERARDLRERLEVAIDAEAKLGEVRKREADLVAAVADAERLPAARRALDDAEGAAREAIDRHQEARERFLELRRWRLDGMAAELAARLTAGSPCPVCGSSDHPAPAIAAPEAVSPEQEHAAEEAEARAERRRKAAEAARHDAETKLAALRERLRGRDGAQLGEELSALRKEIAGLNALAEQRAPLAKQVQATETEQRELDEKRAAELQRATAAETQRQALTERVAERARRLDEARGEHPDVGARRAHLTGIVRALDALAEARAATASAAGQLERQRVEVREALHRAGFETVAEMRAAARDEMTIRDLEQRLAEAGAAEAAARATLNEPELSGVGPDDEVDVESAKAAARSARERAEAAFAVLRSANAQADALGTLAERLTAATERLRPLEEEFAELDALTDVVNGRGQNARKMSLRSYVLAARLEEVALAATARLQTMSQGRYSFVHSDAAGSHGTRGGLGLDVLDDFSGTIRPAKTLSGGESFLASLALALGLADVVAAETGGSLLDTLFVDEGFGTLDSETLDVVMNILDELRAGGRVVGLVSHVEELRQRIPTRLRVRKSRTGSSLELQMA; from the coding sequence ATGAGGCTGCACCGGCTGGAGGTGGCGGCGTTCGGACCGTACCGGTCCCGGCAGGTCGTCGATTTCGATGCGCTTGGGGCCGACGGGCTGTTCCTCCTGCACGGCGACACCGGCGCGGGGAAGACGACACTGCTGGACGCGGTGGCGTTCGCCTTGTTCGGCACCGTTCCCGGCGCCCGCGGGCAGGTCAAGCGGTTGCGCTGCGACCTGGCCGATCCGGAGGAGCCGACCGAGGTCGTGCTCGAGCTCACGGTGCAGGGGCAGCGGTTGCGCATCGTGCGCAGCCCCGAGTACCAGCGTCCGAAGCGGCGGGGCGAGGGGACCACCACGCAGCAGGCCAAGGCGGTGCTCACCTGGATCGGTGTGCCACCCGCCGGTCAGCCGGCCGAGGGACTGACGCGCATCGACGAGGTCGGGCGCACGGTGCAACGCCTGCTCGGGATGAGTGCGGATCAGTTCTTCCAGGTCGTGTTGCTGCCGCAGGGGGAGTTCGCCCGGTTCCTGCGCGCCGACACCGACGAGCGGGAAAAGCTGCTGGAAAGGCTGTTCGGCACCAAGCGGTTCGCCGATGTCGAGGCCTGGTTCCGGGAACGGCGGGCGGAGCAGCGGCGCGAACTCGACCAGCAGCGCCAGGAGCTGCGGGAGTGGACGGCGCGGTTCGCCCAGGTGGCGGGCGCGGAGGTGCCCGAGGAGGACCTCGCAGGCTGGGTGGCGCGGACCGGCGAGCGGATCCGGGCCACGGTCGAGCGGGCGCGGGAGGACGAGCAGCGCGCGCGAGCCGCGCGCGAGTCGGCCGACGAGCTGCTGGCCGAGCGGTTGTCGGCCGCCGAGCGGGTGCGCCGGGTCCGGGAGGCGCACCAGCGGCTCGCGGTGCTGGCCGAGCAGGAGGACGAACGCACTCGCTGGGCGGACGAACTCGCCGCGGCGCGGCGCGCGGCGACCGTCGTGGCGGTCGCGGCTCAGGCTGACCGGTGCGCGACGCAGCTCGACGAAGCCCGGCTCGCCGAGGAGCGCAAGGCCCAAGCGCTGGCAGCGACCGGTTTCGTGAACGCGGAGGTGGACACCGCGGAACTGCGCAAGTTGTCCGGGCAGTTGAGTGAGGAAGCCGGTGCGCTGGCCGGACTCGTCGCCGAAGCCGAACAGCAGGTGCGGGATCAGCGGGACATCGAGCGCTTCGCCGAGACGGCGGCGGACGCGCGAGCGCGGGTCGAGGTGCTCGGCGAGAAGCTCGCCGGTATCCCGGAGCGCGCGCGGGATCTGCGGGAGCGGCTCGAGGTCGCGATCGACGCCGAGGCGAAGCTCGGTGAGGTCCGCAAACGGGAGGCCGACCTGGTCGCTGCTGTCGCGGACGCGGAGCGCCTGCCCGCGGCGCGGCGCGCCCTGGACGATGCGGAAGGGGCGGCACGGGAGGCGATCGACCGGCATCAGGAGGCACGCGAACGGTTTCTCGAGCTGCGCCGGTGGCGGCTGGACGGCATGGCGGCCGAGCTCGCCGCACGTCTGACCGCCGGATCGCCGTGCCCGGTGTGTGGTTCCTCCGACCACCCGGCACCCGCGATCGCGGCGCCCGAGGCCGTCTCACCGGAGCAGGAGCACGCAGCCGAGGAAGCCGAGGCACGGGCGGAGCGGCGGCGCAAGGCGGCCGAGGCGGCCCGGCACGACGCGGAAACCAAGCTGGCCGCGCTGCGCGAACGCTTGCGGGGCCGGGACGGTGCCCAGCTGGGCGAGGAGCTGTCCGCGTTGCGTAAGGAGATCGCCGGTCTGAATGCGCTGGCGGAACAGCGTGCACCGCTCGCCAAGCAGGTCCAGGCGACCGAAACCGAGCAGCGGGAACTCGACGAGAAACGCGCGGCGGAACTGCAGAGGGCCACCGCGGCGGAAACCCAGCGGCAGGCGTTGACCGAGCGCGTCGCCGAGCGTGCGCGACGGCTCGACGAGGCACGGGGCGAGCACCCGGACGTCGGCGCGCGGCGTGCTCATCTGACCGGGATCGTGCGGGCCCTGGACGCACTCGCCGAGGCACGCGCGGCCACCGCGAGCGCGGCCGGGCAGCTCGAGCGTCAGCGCGTCGAGGTGCGGGAAGCCCTGCACCGCGCCGGCTTCGAGACGGTGGCGGAGATGCGGGCCGCCGCGCGGGACGAGATGACGATCCGCGACCTCGAGCAGCGCCTTGCCGAGGCCGGCGCTGCCGAGGCGGCCGCACGAGCCACCCTGAACGAGCCGGAGCTGTCGGGGGTCGGGCCGGACGACGAGGTCGACGTCGAGTCGGCGAAGGCCGCGGCCCGGTCGGCGCGGGAACGGGCCGAAGCCGCGTTCGCCGTCCTGCGCTCGGCGAACGCACAGGCGGACGCGCTCGGCACGCTCGCCGAACGGCTGACCGCCGCGACCGAGCGGCTGCGGCCGCTGGAGGAGGAGTTCGCCGAGCTCGACGCTCTGACCGACGTGGTCAACGGGCGCGGGCAGAACGCGCGGAAGATGTCGCTGCGGTCGTACGTACTGGCGGCCCGGCTGGAGGAGGTGGCCCTCGCCGCGACGGCGCGGTTGCAGACGATGAGTCAAGGGCGCTACTCGTTCGTGCACTCCGACGCGGCCGGATCCCACGGCACGAGGGGTGGCCTGGGACTGGACGTGCTGGACGACTTCTCCGGCACGATCCGGCCGGCGAAGACCCTCTCCGGCGGGGAGTCGTTCCTCGCGTCGCTGGCGCTGGCGCTGGGGCTGGCGGACGTGGTCGCGGCGGAGACGGGTGGCTCGCTGCTGGACACGCTGTTCGTCGACGAGGGGTTCGGCACCCTCGACTCCGAGACGCTCGACGTGGTGATGAACATCCTCGACGAGCTGCGGGCCGGTGGCCGGGTGGTCGGCCTGGTGTCCCATGTGGAGGAATTGCGGCAGCGGATCCCGACCCGGCTGCGGGTGCGCAAGTCCCGCACCGGGTCGAGTTTGGAGCTGCAAATGGCGTGA
- a CDS encoding methylated-DNA--[protein]-cysteine S-methyltransferase: protein MSIAHWATTDTPIGPFTAIVAGDGAVLASGWTADLDLLTPQISPALRPSDLREKRDLGAVSTAVRRYHEGELDAIDDIPVRQRSGEFLQHAWDVLRTVPAGKPVTYSEYAALAGRPAAVRAAASACARNAAALFVPCHRVLRIGGALGGFRWGVDAKRWLLDHETPYHA from the coding sequence ATGAGCATTGCCCACTGGGCCACCACCGACACCCCGATCGGCCCGTTCACCGCCATCGTCGCCGGCGACGGCGCCGTACTGGCCTCGGGCTGGACGGCCGATCTCGACCTGCTGACTCCCCAGATCTCCCCCGCACTGCGCCCGTCCGACCTGCGCGAGAAACGCGACCTCGGCGCGGTCAGCACCGCGGTCCGTCGCTACCACGAGGGCGAACTCGACGCGATCGACGACATTCCGGTGCGCCAGCGATCCGGCGAGTTCCTGCAGCACGCGTGGGACGTGCTGCGCACGGTGCCCGCCGGCAAGCCCGTCACCTACAGCGAGTACGCCGCGCTGGCCGGCCGTCCCGCCGCTGTCCGGGCCGCGGCTTCAGCCTGCGCCCGCAACGCGGCGGCGCTGTTCGTGCCCTGCCACCGCGTGCTCCGCATCGGTGGCGCGCTGGGTGGCTTCCGCTGGGGCGTCGATGCCAAGCGGTGGCTGCTCGACCACGAAACCCCTTATCACGCCTGA
- a CDS encoding AlkA N-terminal domain-containing protein: MTATVAPADQALWRDAERCYRAVASRDARFDGQFITAVRTTGIYCRPSCPALTPRQENVRFYPTAAAAQSAGFRACRRCLPDAVPGSPEWNVRADLAARAMRLIADGVIEREGVPGLARRLGYSERQLGRVLTAELGAGPLALARAHRAHSARLLIELSELPLADVAFAAGFASIRQFNDTIREVFARTPSQLRAAAAAARRRAGAVEPDAGTAGTRLSLRLPFRPPFDAAGLLGFFAARAVPGVESADEHSYARTLRLPHGAASVTLTPRDGHVRCDLQLADVRDLGAAVTRARRLLDLDADPEAVARVLGADPALAPAVAATPGVRVPGAADGPELVLRAMLGQQVSVAAARTAAARLTAALGDPVPWQDGVLLFPTAEAVAERGHEVLRGPKRRVDAILGAAAALASGEVDVHVGRDPAELRAELLELTGVGPWTADYVLMRVLGVPDVLLTGDLVLRKGAAALGIADDIPALTERAQAWRPWRSYAGMYLWRSSQA, from the coding sequence ATGACAGCCACCGTGGCACCAGCCGACCAGGCTCTCTGGCGGGACGCCGAGCGCTGCTACCGCGCGGTCGCCTCACGCGACGCCCGCTTCGACGGCCAGTTCATCACGGCCGTCCGCACCACCGGCATCTACTGCCGGCCGTCCTGTCCGGCGCTCACGCCGCGGCAGGAGAACGTGCGGTTCTACCCGACCGCGGCCGCGGCCCAGTCCGCCGGTTTCCGCGCCTGCCGGCGCTGCCTGCCCGACGCCGTGCCCGGCTCGCCGGAGTGGAATGTGCGCGCCGACCTCGCTGCGCGGGCGATGCGGCTGATCGCGGACGGCGTCATCGAGCGTGAGGGCGTGCCCGGCCTGGCCCGCCGGCTCGGCTACTCCGAGCGGCAGCTCGGCCGGGTCCTGACCGCCGAGCTCGGCGCGGGACCGCTGGCCCTGGCCCGCGCCCACCGGGCGCATTCGGCGCGGCTGCTCATCGAGCTGTCCGAGCTGCCGCTGGCCGACGTCGCCTTCGCCGCCGGCTTCGCCAGCATCCGGCAGTTCAACGACACCATCCGCGAGGTGTTCGCCCGCACGCCGTCGCAGCTGCGTGCGGCCGCCGCCGCGGCCCGGCGGCGCGCGGGTGCCGTGGAGCCCGACGCCGGCACCGCCGGTACGCGGCTGTCCCTGCGGCTGCCGTTCCGCCCGCCGTTCGACGCCGCCGGGCTACTCGGCTTCTTCGCCGCACGGGCGGTGCCCGGTGTCGAGTCCGCCGACGAGCACAGCTACGCCCGCACCCTGCGGCTCCCGCACGGCGCCGCGTCCGTGACGCTGACGCCACGGGACGGGCACGTGCGCTGCGACCTGCAGCTCGCCGACGTCCGCGACCTGGGGGCCGCCGTCACCCGCGCGCGGCGGCTGCTGGACCTGGACGCCGACCCCGAGGCTGTGGCGCGCGTGCTCGGCGCGGACCCGGCGCTGGCGCCCGCGGTCGCGGCGACCCCGGGTGTCCGGGTCCCGGGCGCGGCCGACGGTCCCGAGCTGGTGCTGCGCGCGATGCTCGGCCAGCAGGTGTCGGTCGCCGCCGCGCGCACCGCCGCGGCCCGCCTCACCGCCGCGCTCGGTGATCCGGTCCCGTGGCAGGACGGCGTGCTGCTGTTCCCCACGGCCGAGGCGGTCGCCGAGCGCGGACACGAGGTGCTCCGCGGCCCGAAGCGCCGCGTGGACGCCATCCTGGGCGCCGCCGCGGCGCTCGCGTCCGGCGAGGTCGACGTGCACGTCGGCCGTGACCCCGCCGAGCTGCGCGCCGAACTGCTCGAGCTCACCGGTGTCGGACCGTGGACCGCGGACTACGTGCTGATGCGCGTCCTCGGCGTCCCCGACGTGCTGCTCACCGGCGACCTCGTGCTCCGCAAGGGTGCGGCCGCCCTCGGCATCGCCGACGACATCCCAGCCCTGACCGAACGAGCGCAGGCGTGGCGGCCCTGGCGGTCCTACGCCGGCATGTACCTGTGGCGCTCGAGCCAAGCCTGA
- the ychF gene encoding redox-regulated ATPase YchF has product MSLTLGIVGLPNVGKSTLFNALTRNDVLAANYPFATIEPNVGVVPLPDERLDKLAEMFASARTVPATVSFVDIAGIVKGASEGAGLGNKFLANIREANAICQVIRVFDDPDVVHVDGRVDPSSDIETINTELILADLQTLEKALPRLEKEARTKKENRPALEAAQKAKEILDGGRTLFSAQSEIDSALLRELSLLTLKPFLYVFNADEGVLTDQAKREELTKLVAPADAVFLDAKVEAELLELDDEESVRELLESVGQAEPGLHALARAGFHTLGLQTYLTAGPKEARAWTIPQGATAPQAAGVIHTDFERGFIKAEVVSFHDLVEAGSMAAARAAGKVRMEGKDYIMADGDVVEFRFNV; this is encoded by the coding sequence GTGAGTCTGACCCTCGGTATCGTCGGCCTGCCCAACGTCGGCAAGTCGACCCTGTTCAACGCGCTGACCCGCAACGACGTGCTCGCGGCGAACTACCCGTTCGCGACGATCGAGCCGAACGTGGGCGTCGTGCCGTTGCCCGACGAGCGGCTGGACAAGCTCGCCGAGATGTTCGCCTCCGCTCGCACCGTGCCGGCGACGGTGTCCTTTGTGGACATCGCGGGGATCGTGAAGGGTGCCTCCGAGGGTGCCGGTCTCGGCAACAAGTTCCTCGCGAACATCCGCGAGGCCAACGCGATCTGCCAGGTCATCCGCGTGTTCGACGACCCGGACGTGGTGCACGTCGACGGCCGGGTCGACCCGTCGTCCGACATCGAGACGATCAACACCGAGCTGATCCTCGCCGACCTGCAGACCTTGGAGAAGGCGCTGCCGCGGCTGGAGAAGGAAGCCCGGACGAAGAAGGAGAACCGGCCGGCGCTGGAGGCCGCGCAGAAGGCGAAGGAGATCCTCGACGGCGGCCGGACGTTGTTCTCCGCCCAATCGGAGATCGACTCGGCGCTACTGCGCGAGCTGAGCCTGCTGACCCTCAAGCCGTTCCTGTACGTGTTCAACGCCGACGAGGGTGTGCTGACCGACCAGGCCAAGCGCGAGGAACTCACCAAGCTGGTGGCTCCGGCGGACGCCGTCTTCCTGGACGCGAAGGTCGAAGCCGAGCTGCTCGAGCTCGACGACGAGGAGTCGGTGCGGGAGCTGCTGGAGTCGGTCGGCCAGGCCGAGCCGGGTCTGCACGCGCTCGCCCGTGCCGGCTTCCACACGCTGGGCCTGCAGACGTACCTGACCGCCGGTCCGAAGGAGGCGCGCGCGTGGACGATCCCGCAGGGCGCCACCGCGCCGCAGGCCGCGGGCGTCATCCACACCGACTTCGAACGGGGCTTCATCAAGGCCGAGGTCGTCTCGTTCCACGACCTGGTGGAAGCCGGTTCGATGGCCGCCGCGCGCGCCGCCGGCAAGGTCCGGATGGAAGGCAAGGACTACATCATGGCCGACGGCGACGTGGTCGAATTCCGCTTCAACGTCTGA
- a CDS encoding 4a-hydroxytetrahydrobiopterin dehydratase, which produces MAELLSDTEISEALNKLPYWQRSGDVLERTAELANFPQAIAVVNRVAEIAESVNHHPDIDIRWRTVTFRCSTHSAGGITAQDVSLAEQIDSTIDAL; this is translated from the coding sequence ATGGCGGAACTACTGAGCGACACGGAGATCTCCGAAGCCCTCAACAAGCTGCCGTACTGGCAGCGCTCGGGCGACGTGCTGGAGCGCACGGCCGAGCTGGCCAACTTCCCGCAGGCGATCGCGGTGGTGAACCGGGTCGCCGAGATCGCGGAGAGCGTGAACCACCACCCCGACATCGACATCCGGTGGCGCACGGTCACGTTCCGGTGCAGCACGCACTCGGCGGGCGGGATCACCGCTCAGGACGTGTCGCTGGCCGAGCAGATCGACAGCACGATCGACGCGTTGTGA